In a single window of the Nilaparvata lugens isolate BPH chromosome 1, ASM1435652v1, whole genome shotgun sequence genome:
- the LOC120351159 gene encoding uncharacterized protein LOC120351159: MLESILKSQNQNTDPWSNQQHDEINFDPARLPMKTLESLLKIEEELRDNHSKNNMVNYLSKIGENSINDMTKRIMRRLIGDELAKDYSWFGAKGKKQFSILQSARVLEEAVKMGFQEATEKTIEEATKNWLRHAPERQTGKQKRFL; the protein is encoded by the exons ATGTTGGAATCAATATTGAAATCtcaaaatcaaaatacagaCCCCTGGTCAAACCAGCAGCATGATGAAATCAACTTTGATCCGGCACGATTGCCAATGAAGACTTTGGAGAGTCTGCTCAAAATAGAAGAGGAGCTGAGAGATAATCATTCCAAAAATAACATG GTCAACTACCTGAGTAAAATTGGCGAAAACAGCATAAATGACATGACGAAAAGAATAATGAGAAGACTTATTGGTGATGAATTAGCCAAAGACTACAGCTGGTTTGGTGCGAAAGggaaaaaacagttttcaattcttcaaagtgCCAGAGTCCTTGAGG AAGCTGTTAAGATGGGGTTTCAAGAAGCAACGGAAAAAACGATTGAAGAGGCCACCAAAAATTGGTTGAGGCATGCTCCTGAACGTCAAACCGGAAAACAAAAACGGTTCTTGTAG